In the genome of Neodiprion pinetum isolate iyNeoPine1 chromosome 2, iyNeoPine1.2, whole genome shotgun sequence, one region contains:
- the AP-1mu gene encoding AP-1 complex subunit mu-1: MSTSAIYILDVKGKVLISRNYRGDIETGVIEKFMPLVMEREEECNLTPIIQTPECTYSYIKYNNLYIVSTTRKNANISLVFVFLHKVVQVMQEYFKELEEESIRDNFVVIYELLDELLDFGYPQTTDSKILQEYITQEGHKLEIQPRIPMAVTNAVSWRSEGIKYRKNEVFLDVIESVNLLANANGNVLSSEIVGAIKMRVYLSGMPELRLGLNDKVLFESTGRGKSKSVELEDVKFHQCVRLSRFENDRTISFIPPDGEFELMSYRLNTHVKPLIWIESVIERHAHSRVEYMIKARSQFKRRSTANNVEIVIPVPNDADSPKFKTTIGSVKYSPEQSAITWSIKSFPGGKEYLMRAHFGLPSVVGEDVEGKPPIQVKFEIPYFTTSGIQVRYLKIIEKSGYQALPWVRYITQNGDYQLRTN, from the coding sequence ATGTCGACCTCCGCCATCTACATTCTAGACGTGAAGGGAAAGGTGCTGATATCGAGAAACTACCGTGGCGACATTGAAACTGGGGTCATTGAGAAGTTCATGCCTCTGGTGATGGAGAGAGAAGAGGAGTGCAATCTCACGCCGATTATCCAAACCCCTGAGTGCACTTACTCGTATATAAAGTACAACAATCTGTACATTGTATCTACGACAAGAAAGAACGCTAACATCTCACTTGTATTTGTATTTCTCCACAAAGTGGTCCAAGTAATGCAGGAGTATTTCAAAGAGCTCGAGGAAGAGAGCATTAGAGACAACTTCGTTGTAATTTACGAGCTCCTTGACGAGCTTTTGGACTTTGGCTACCCCCAGACGACGGACAGTAAAATTCTGCAGGAGTACATAACTCAGGAGGGCCACAAGCTTGAGATACAGCCGAGAATACCTATGGCGGTAACCAACGCCGTATCTTGGAGGTCCGAAGGCATTAAGTATCGCAAAAATGAGGTTTTCCTCGATGTCATAGAGTCGGTAAATCTCTTGGCTAACGCAAACGGGAATGTTTTGAGTAGCGAGATAGTCGGGGCGATTAAAATGCGAGTTTACCTATCTGGGATGCCTGAACTGCGTCTGGGACTAAACGACAAGGTTTTGTTCGAGTCGACAGGTCGTGGAAAGTCCAAGTCCGTTGAGCTGGAGGATGTCAAGTTCCATCAGTGCGTCAGGCTTTCGAGATTCGAGAACGACAGGACCATTTCGTTCATACCTCCCGACGGAGAGTTTGAGTTGATGTCGTACCGGCTCAATACCCACGTCAAGCCACTTATTTGGATCGAGTCTGTAATAGAGCGTCATGCTCACAGCCGAGTTGAATACATGATCAAGGCTCGCTCGCAATTCAAGAGAAGATCGACTGCCAACAATGTGGAGATAGTTATTCCAGTGCCAAACGATGCCGATTCGCCAAAATTCAAGACTACCATAGGCAGCGTGAAATATTCTCCGGAACAGAGCGCGATCACGTGGTCTATCAAATCATTCCCTGGTGGAAAGGAGTACCTAATGAGGGCGCATTTTGGGCTGCCCTCTGTCGTCGGAGAAGATGTCGAAGGCAAGCCACCGATACAGGTCAAATTTGAGATTCCATACTTCACCACTTCTGGTATTCAAGtcagatatttgaaaatcattgaaaagaGTGGGTACCAGGCTCTACCTTGGGTGAGATACATAACACAGAACGGAGACTATCAATTGAGAACTAATTGA